The Lycium barbarum isolate Lr01 chromosome 12, ASM1917538v2, whole genome shotgun sequence genome includes a region encoding these proteins:
- the LOC132623649 gene encoding glycine-rich RNA-binding protein 4, mitochondrial: protein MLMPKGVSTVVLQPANGPKSFKIQASFSKYPLASKIMVRNLSYSTDESCLEKIFSNFGQVAEVKVVKDEMTQRSKGYAFIQYTSQENAMLALDSMDHKYLNGRVISVELAKPTNKDFGRYPKSCGPPVERLPSEDEAPDLKENS, encoded by the exons ATGTTGATGCCCAAGGGGGTATCCACTGTTGTGTTGCAGCCAGCAAATGGACCCAAATCCTTCAAAATTCAAGCTAGCTTTTCCAAATACCCTCTTGCCAGCAAGATTATGGTTAGAA ATTTATCATACTCCACTGATGAAAGTTGTCTGGAGAAGATATTTTCAAATTTTGGCCAGGTGGCTGAAG TTAAGGTTGTCAAGGATGAAATGACCCAGAGATCAAAGGGATATGCATTTATTCAGTACACTTCTCAAGAAAATGCCATGCTTGCTCTTGATAGCATGGATCACAAG TACCTCAATGGGAGGGTTATTTCTGTGGAACTCGCGAAGCCTACAAACAAAGACTTTGGCAGATACCCGAAAAGTTGTGGACCACCTGTGGAAAGATTGCCGTCTGAAGATGAGGCTCCAGACTTAAAAGAAAATTCTTAA
- the LOC132622448 gene encoding V-type proton ATPase subunit F encodes MADRAPVRPNNSALIAMIADEDTITGFLLAGVGNVDLRRKTNYLIVDSKTTVKQIEDAFKEFTTRDDIAIVLISQYVANMVRFLVDSYNKPIPAILEIPSKDHPYDPAHDSVLSRVKYLFSSESVASERR; translated from the exons ATGGCTGACCGAGCTCCTGTCAGGCCTAACAATTCAGCCCTCATTGCCATGATTGCTGATGAG GACACTATTACTGGATTTTTACTGGCTGGAGTTGGCAATGTTGATTTGAGGAGGAAAACAAATTACCTTATTGTGGATTCAA AAACAACGGTGAAGCAGATTGAAGATGCTTTTAAGGAATTCACCACAAGAGATGACATCGCAATTGTGTTAATCAGCCAATAT GTGGCCAACATGGTAAGATTTTTGGTCGATAGTTACAATAAACCAATTCCGGCTATTTTGGAGATTCCTTCAAAGGACCATCCGTATGATCCTGCCCATGATTCCGTTCTATCACGAGTGAAGTATCTCTTCTCTAGTGAATCAGTGGCCTCCGAAAGGCGTTAA
- the LOC132624429 gene encoding uncharacterized protein LOC132624429 translates to MQISNEDMTFNNYYLQNLSNQPIDLSVTNMTKTLNCDTTTTTLSPTNSSSSHDFSPKNSSMKKPIRRRSRASKKTPTTHLSADASNFRALVQQFTGCHTANTFLGAHKGPINLNFGLDENEDFDADNSITVSSFGYDCYCNPKEQKQHKEKKVEEQKCMLLSVDENRVIGSTSTTNSSSSPTMDIMNFNDFELDNLCLNDFTGDLITSTDENIWDDGYLF, encoded by the coding sequence ATGCAAATCTCCAATGAAGACATGACATTCAACAACTATTACCTACAAAACCTTAGCAACCAACCAATTGATCTTTCTGTCACCAACATGACAAAAACATTAAACTGTGACACTACTACTACAACCTTAAGCCCTACAAACTCATCATCTAGTCATGACTTTAGCCCCAAAAACTCTAGCATGAAGAAGCCAATCCGAAGAAGATCTCGAGCATCCAAAAAAACTCCTACCACTCACCTCAGTGCAGATGCCTCGAATTTTCGAGCTTTAGTTCAACAATTTACGGGGTGTCACACCGCTAATACTTTCTTGGGAGCTCATAAAGGTCCTATAAATTTAAACTTTGGATTAGACGAGAACGAAGATTTTGATGCAGATAATTCAATTACTGTGTCTTCATTTGGATATGATTGTTACTGCAATCCTAAGGAACAAAAGCAGCACAAGGAAAAGAAAGTGGAAGAACAAAAGTGTATGTTATTATCAGTTgatgaaaatagagtaattggTTCAACTTCAACGACCAATAGTAGCAGTAGCCCTACGATGGATATTATGAACTTTAATGATTTTGAATTGGACAATCTCTGTCTCAACGATTTCACTGGGGACTTAATTACTTCTACTGATGAAAATATTTGGGATGATGGTTATCTATTTTAG